The following proteins are encoded in a genomic region of Enterocloster clostridioformis:
- the xdhB gene encoding xanthine dehydrogenase subunit XdhB, producing the protein MYDIGKFYQAADVEDAVRALVKDPEAVVISGGSDVLIKIREGKLAGCSLVSIHGIKELEGIGMEEDGTIVIGPATTFSHIANNDMIQKHIPMLGDAVDMAGGPQLRNIGTIGGNVCNGVTSADSASSLCCLDAVLVLKGPDSVREVPISQWYTGPGRTVRNHDEVLTAIRIKKENYQGYGGHYIKYGKRNAMEIATLGCAVSVKLTEDKRHIQDLRLGYGVAAPTPIRCHKTEEAVKGMETGEALAQAVGKGALEEVNPRSSWRASREFRLQLVEELGRRAVKQAVINAGGEWDA; encoded by the coding sequence ATGTATGATATCGGGAAATTTTATCAGGCAGCAGATGTGGAAGATGCGGTGCGCGCCCTAGTGAAAGACCCTGAGGCAGTAGTCATTTCCGGAGGAAGCGACGTGCTGATTAAAATCAGGGAGGGAAAGCTGGCCGGCTGCTCCCTGGTAAGCATTCACGGGATTAAGGAACTGGAGGGCATAGGAATGGAGGAGGACGGGACCATTGTCATAGGTCCGGCCACCACATTTTCCCATATTGCCAATAATGACATGATTCAGAAGCACATTCCCATGCTGGGGGACGCGGTGGACATGGCGGGCGGTCCCCAGCTGCGCAACATCGGAACCATAGGCGGCAATGTGTGCAACGGCGTGACCAGCGCGGACAGCGCCAGCAGCCTGTGCTGTCTGGACGCGGTCCTGGTCCTTAAGGGGCCTGACAGCGTTAGGGAGGTGCCCATCAGCCAGTGGTACACCGGGCCGGGAAGGACTGTGAGGAATCACGATGAGGTGCTGACGGCTATCAGGATTAAGAAAGAGAATTACCAGGGATACGGCGGTCATTATATCAAATATGGCAAGAGGAATGCCATGGAGATTGCCACCCTGGGATGCGCTGTGAGCGTGAAGCTGACAGAGGATAAGAGACATATCCAGGACCTTCGTCTGGGATACGGCGTGGCTGCGCCTACTCCTATTCGCTGTCATAAGACAGAAGAGGCTGTAAAGGGAATGGAAACAGGGGAGGCCCTGGCCCAGGCTGTGGGAAAAGGCGCTCTGGAGGAAGTAAATCCGCGTTCCAGCTGGAGGGCTTCCAGGGAGTTTAGGCTGCAGCTGGTGGAGGAGCTGGGCAGGCGTGCCGTAAAGCAGGCCGTAATCAATGCAGGAGGTGAGTGGGATGCTTAA
- the xdhC gene encoding xanthine dehydrogenase subunit XdhC, which translates to MLNIVHMTVNGKEVELAVDPRESLLETLRNRLGLTSVKKGCEVGECGACTVLVDGEAIDSCIYLTMWAEGRSIMTVEGLKGPNGELSPIQKAFIEEAAVQCGFCTPGLIMTAVEIVGTGKRYNRDELRKLISGHLCRCTGYENILNAMERIVEETYKVVGK; encoded by the coding sequence ATGCTTAATATAGTGCATATGACTGTTAATGGAAAAGAAGTGGAGTTGGCAGTGGACCCAAGAGAATCCCTTCTGGAGACATTGCGGAACCGTCTGGGACTGACCAGTGTGAAAAAGGGCTGTGAAGTAGGGGAGTGCGGCGCCTGCACGGTGCTGGTGGATGGAGAGGCCATAGACAGCTGCATTTACCTGACCATGTGGGCAGAAGGCCGCAGTATCATGACAGTGGAAGGACTGAAGGGGCCAAACGGCGAACTGAGCCCCATTCAGAAGGCATTTATCGAGGAAGCGGCTGTGCAGTGCGGCTTCTGTACGCCGGGACTGATTATGACAGCGGTGGAAATCGTAGGTACGGGAAAGAGGTATAACCGCGACGAGCTGCGCAAACTGATATCCGGCCACCTGTGCAGGTGCACCGGGTATGAAAACATCCTTAACGCCATGGAGCGTATTGTGGAGGAAACGTATAAGGTGGTGGGAAAATAG
- a CDS encoding CpsB/CapC family capsule biosynthesis tyrosine phosphatase gives MTGVIDVHAHILPGIDDGSRDWDESRRLLEESYRQGIRYIIATPHYSRRGLPSDIYDLSEKLKEEARKIAPDFQIGLGQETYYHEGLIENLKNGRALTLDGSQYVLVEFEPQVPYMKMYQAVRKLTMARYIPIIAHVERYACLREDSNMSELVQCDCRLQMNFSSLKRNSILDKEVRWCRKQVMQDRVYCLGTDMHRMDYRKPDIEESFQWLVKHLDGLKLHGLLRGNAKKVIQKRQYKKEKQENTKTYGKDL, from the coding sequence ATGACTGGAGTTATTGATGTTCATGCCCATATTCTTCCGGGAATTGACGACGGTTCCAGGGATTGGGATGAGAGCAGGAGATTGCTGGAGGAGTCCTACCGGCAGGGAATCAGATATATTATAGCAACACCGCATTATTCAAGACGAGGACTGCCTTCTGACATATATGATTTGTCGGAAAAGCTGAAGGAGGAAGCACGAAAGATCGCACCTGATTTCCAGATTGGATTGGGACAGGAAACTTATTATCACGAGGGACTGATTGAGAATCTTAAGAACGGGAGAGCACTTACGCTGGATGGAAGCCAATATGTTCTGGTGGAATTTGAACCTCAGGTGCCTTACATGAAGATGTACCAGGCGGTCAGAAAACTGACTATGGCCAGATATATTCCAATCATAGCGCACGTGGAACGATATGCATGCCTGAGAGAGGATAGCAATATGTCTGAGTTAGTCCAGTGTGACTGCAGACTGCAGATGAACTTCAGCAGCCTGAAGAGAAACAGCATATTGGATAAAGAGGTCCGATGGTGCCGGAAACAGGTTATGCAGGACAGAGTTTATTGCCTGGGAACCGACATGCATCGAATGGATTATAGAAAGCCGGATATTGAGGAGAGTTTTCAATGGTTAGTTAAGCACTTGGATGGACTTAAACTGCATGGTCTGCTGCGGGGAAATGCGAAAAAGGTAATACAAAAAAGACAATACAAAAAAGAAAAACAGGAGAATACAAAGACGTATGGAAAAGACTTATGA